The DNA region CTACTATATTAACAAACAAAACTTATTTAAGAGATTAAAAAATTAAAATACGAAGGAGTAATAAATGAAAACATTGACAATTGAAAATGGATTTGTCGCTTTGAACGAGGAAGAATTGACAGCAGTTGAGGGAGGACTTGCTCCGGTTATCATTGGTGGTGTTGCAATTGGTTGGAAAGTTATTGGAGGAGTGGTAGGAGTTGTTGGAACAGGACTAACGATTGGTGCAGCAGCAGGATATTATGCTAATCGGCCTTAGAGGGGATTGAGAAACTATGAAAGTTTTAAAATTTTGGCCCGAATTCTTTATTTTATTGACATCATTGCTATATTTGACTGTATATATTTTGAACGACTTAAGTGTGTACAAAGTACCAGAGGAAATTATTTCCATTGATATACCTTTTATGTCGCTGATGTTACTATTTGTTGTTTTAATTTATAGGGAAAAGAGAGGATAAAACATGGATAAATATAATAGTTTAACGGAACAAGAGCTTTTTGCTACGGAGGGAGGACTTGAGCCAATAACTGTTGCAATAGGAATCGGAACCTTGTTGGTTTCCTCCATTAAGATTGGTTACGATTTTGGCAAAGATTTAGCACGTCGAAAACGATAATGATTGGGGCTATGTAGACAGCTGTAGAGAAAAAAATAAAAATGGGAGAAAAACATGATTTCCAACATTATTGCCCATATAAATATAAAACTTTTTAGTCTAATTTTGCTAGCTGGCTATTGCTTTCTTTTGGTCAATTATCCAGAAAAAGTTGATTCATTTTTTGCAAAATTTTCCGTATCCTTTCTAGTGACATTTACGATTGTTAATGAACTAGTCACTCTTGTTTATGGGATGAGCGGATAAACCTATAGTTTTAGTACATATTTTTATATTGGGCAGAAATGTCCAATTTCTTTTATTTTTTTACGAATAAACAAGTGGGAGGGAAAGCTTCCCTCAAGGAAAGGAGAAAAACTATGACAGCATTTGAAACATTGGAAAACAATTATATAGCCCTAACAAAAGCAGAACCAATAGATACTGAGGGGGATTGATATTGCTGCACCAATTAAAGCTATCTTTAATGTAGGAAAAGAATTTGGACGTGCTTTAGCAGCAGGAAAAAGGTATGAAATATATTAAAAATTTATATTCACGAGATGTAATTTTAATCGGTATCTTTTTACTAATGTCATGGTTTGCGGTACCAAGTATCATCGCTTCAATTTTTAGTATTGGAAAAGAATTTGGTGAAGCACTTGCAAAATGGTTTTGAAAAGTTAAGATATAAAAGTAAGTAGAAGATAAAATGGTGCAATTTGAGATAATCATAGTATGGAAACTCATTTTGTGGCATTAACCGTACAATAATTATTTAGCAGAAACTTTGGAGTTGTTCCTCTTTTCTATGCAGGAGCGTTTGTAGGATGTACGGAGACCAAACATCTATAAAACACATTGTTTTATTGTACTAAATGGTTTCTTAAATAGTTAACGCATCATTTTTTTTGAAAAATGATGTGTTTTTTGATTTATCTTCATTTTTTTAAATCTTTTTGCGAATAAATGATAATGAGAGGGCTTCCTCTAAAAAATAAAGTTGATTGAAAAGAGAAAGATTATGAAGTTTAGGAAACGGCATTATAGGGCTCAGGTGGATACACGAGATTGTGGTGTAGCCGCTCTTGCAATGATTTTGGAGTACCATCATTCTCATCATTCTTTGGCAAGTCTTCGAGAACTGGCTAAAACAACCATGGAAGGAACGAC from Streptococcus ruminantium includes:
- a CDS encoding class IIb bacteriocin, lactobin A/cerein 7B family, encoding MKTLTIENGFVALNEEELTAVEGGLAPVIIGGVAIGWKVIGGVVGVVGTGLTIGAAAGYYANRP
- a CDS encoding class IIb bacteriocin, lactobin A/cerein 7B family — encoded protein: MDKYNSLTEQELFATEGGLEPITVAIGIGTLLVSSIKIGYDFGKDLARRKR